Part of the Etheostoma cragini isolate CJK2018 chromosome 8, CSU_Ecrag_1.0, whole genome shotgun sequence genome, TTCAGCCTGAATAAGTCCAATCAGCCACGTAATAGAATACACCTGTGTGGTTATGCGGTATCTCTAATctactacatacatacatatacatatatatccaAAGTTTTGGTCTGTACTATGTATTGTACAGgctatatacgtatatatatatatatataaataaaggaaacacattgaatgagacgGTGTGTCCAAAGTTTTGGTCTGTACTATGTATTGTACAggctatatttatatatatatatatataaacatgtaGTACAGGCCAAAACTTTTGACACACCGTCTCATTcaaagcattttctttattttcaagaCTATTTACAGTGTAGATTATCAGATtatgaaaacatgtcttgtattctagtttcttcaaagtagccaccctttgcttttttgctaCTGCTGCAAACCCTtagtgttctctcaatgagcttaaTGAGGTAGTcaactgaaatggttttcacttcccaggtgtgccttgtcagggttaattagtggaatttcttgccttattaatggggttggAACCATTAATTGTgctgtgcagaagtcaggttgatgcacagccgacagccctattggacaactgttagaattcaaattatggcaagaaccaatcagctaagtaaagagaaacaagtggctaTCATTATGccactttaagaaatgaaggtcagtcagtctggaaaattgcaaaaactttgaatgtgtccccaagtgcagtcacaaaaaccatcaagcgctacaaggaaactggctcacatgaggaccgccccaggaaaagaagaccaagagtcacctctgctgctgaggataagttcatccgTTCATAATTCCACaagtgttcattcatagttttgaggCCTTCAGTGAttatctacaatgtaaatagttatgaaaataaagaaaacacattgaatgagagtGTGTCCCCAAACCTTTGGCCTCTAGGCCTACTtatatgaaaaatgaaatgtagtggagtatgATGTAGTAAAGTAAGCCTACAAGTATTACTACCTCAAAAATGTACTGAAATAAAGTAGCCTACTTTAGTAAATGTAGTTATTTTCAACCGTTGTTAATGACTCACCACCCAGAGAGAAGTTGGGCTTGTTGGCCCAAAAGTTCTTCAAATTAATGGCATGTAGGCCAACCAATCTATAAAGCATTAGGCCTAGGGCATTATTGACCCTTGATAAAGTCATTACAACTTCTAAATCCGTTATAAAGGTTTAAATCTTTATCTGAAAGTGGAGCAACTCTCTACAGACTACATTTCCTTGTCCTTGTTAATTAGGATCCACTGTATTTACCAAGAAAATACACGAAGCCTGAACTAATTGTAGGCCTATCATGCCACTCTATCTTTTGTCCTATCTGCACTTTGGCGAAGCATTTAATGAACTCATTAGTCTCAGTCACGACCTAAAACTCCCCGCCTGGGCTGACAGAGCAGGCTGTGCAGTGTTTAGCTGTCGCTTTAAGACCGATTTCCCCCCATTGTCAAACAGTCGTGAGCAGGAAGAGGGAAACGAAAGCAGAGACCGAGGGAGCTCGACGTATTTAAACACGATGCTGCTGCCGCACAATAACGGTGACCACGGCTGGATGCAGTGGAGCGCGTCTGAAACCCGCTCAGTTAGAAAAGACGCACGGACACGGAGATCCCCGCGAGTGACCTTTTAAATTGGCTTGATGGTGTTTTAATTTACTAAACGGACAGTCCACAAAGTCGCTGCAGGATGATAAAATATAGACTTGTGAGACATGAAAGTGTCACCGCGGGTCATTGCCTCAGGAAATGATGACAGTCTCCTCCATCATCGCTTAGCTGTTTAGAGCGAAATTGCCTTCTCTTGCGGCCATTTCATCAAATGCTTATTAATTTAACACACGAAAAGCTTAAAGCGGCGTCTTGGAGGCTGTGGGAGCAGGTGCAGCGCGTCTTGGCTTCGGTCTGCCCGCAGGCAGCTTCGCAGGTAGCCGCTGCTGTGGATTCTGAAACCTAATCTGGATCTGGCTGGACATCAGATCTTTGACATGACATCCACTATAGAAAGGAAGACACTGGAAGCCAATGAGTAAGTAGGCTTGCTTAGGtataaacaaaagacaatattcttatttctgaaataaaaagacattcaaGGACGTATGCGGCATCATTGTGACAACTATCTCACGTGCTATAACTGCAGATGGCTGATAGCATGAGGTCAGGATTCTCCTGCTGATGGGCAAGAAAAAGGACCACGTTCATTTCCAGAAGCAGATTGTTAAAAGTGTGTTTAACAGGGAATTAACATAGCttaagtaagaaaaagttaagtGTGTGACTATCATATATAGGCTATGTTGAATAAGGCATGATATGCTGTATACAAGTGGCATTTCTCCTTCAGCATCTGCCTGCCAGGGGTCAGtaattacaaaaatgtgcatccaaacattatttaaacatgAACTTTATTTGAACTTATAGGGGAAAAATGAAATACCAAATTTGTCAGGCTTCTATCTGGTGCACAAGATATCAACATTTAATTTTGAATAATAGTGATGccacaaaaaacatgaagagGTCTTGGgtttgaatatttctttaaccATCATTAATGAAGAATTGGAACaacatatacaatatacatatacagaCAATGTAGAAGatgattttaacattaaagcttCCTAATGGGAAGCAAAATTGAATTGTAAGGGCAATTAAAGTAGCATTTGTTTTGTGGCTAGAGCAATATCTGTTCCAATATCCAATGGCTCCCTCAGGTGGACAGCATCAAACTGCAATTGTAAGTAATTTAGGATGGACAGATTAGAATTAGTGGACAAATAAATGGCATTGCTATACCATTTTGAAAGTCTGGGCTCTCAgctgtattattttgaaaatctcaaaatatgaaaaaaattaacacacattttcaatcATATTCTCTTGTAGATAACAGGGGtaattaattgaattaattgaaaaaaactaacatttggTGTATTCCTAGAATACATAAGATATTTTCTGACCAGTTTTCTTCCTGGTCTAGGGAGCCGGTGGATGAGGTCCTCCAGATGCCCCCGTCTCTGCTGACATGTGGTGGGTGTCAGCAGAGCATCGGTGACAGATTCTTCCTAAAGGCCATTGAGCAGTACTGGCATGAGGACTGCCTGAGCTGCGACCTGTGTGGCTGTCGACTCGGGGAGGTGGGCCGTCGGCTCTACTACAAGCTGGGAAGAAAACTATGTCGGAGAGACTACCTCAGGTTGGTCCGATGGTGCAATGTCGTAACATCATGATTTAATCAAGCAGTTTTTTAGttagcagttttgtttttattgtcatcaaATCCAAATAAAAGACCAACAACTGTGTCTATGTAACTGAAGCCTGTCATAGCCAGACCTCCATTGCTGTCAATCATCAATGAGCAACATTGTTGCATTAGGTGACATGTTTCTTCCCTACGATGAACATGGGCACTTTGAGTCAAATACACTGTTCTGGTTTTATAAATACTTACAAATCCACCAAAAGTCCTGGATAAAGTTGTGTTTAATCAAGTGACCACAAGCAGAAATAAGTAGTATTATTCCAGTATAAAGGTATATGGTCAGGGAAATAGAACCACAGTAGTTAGTCAAGGGATTCCATAAAGCTTAATGTTTTAGAGCTTCTCAGTATTATGTTGATATCTTCTCATCCATTCAGGCTTTTTGGTCAGGACGGTCTCTGTGCTTCCTGTGAGAAGAGGATTCGAGCATTTGAGATGACGATGCGTGTTCGGGACAAGGTTTACCATCTGGAGTGCTTCAAGTGTGCCGCCTGCCAGAAGCACTTCTGCGTGGGTGACCGCTACCTGCTgatcaactcagacattgtgtGCGAGCAAGACATCTTTGAGTGGACCAAACTCAACAATAACATGGTTTAGCAGAATCTCTTGCTCAACATGAAGGATCGTCACCCTGTCTTTTTCCCATGCTGGCTTTGAGGGGAACAAGCCATTGGTAGACTGCAGACTGTGCAGGCTTTGTCATGCATCTGACATTTACATGGaataattttaacattaaaagagaGACTATATATTTGCATGGCTCCCCGTTAGAGACTAATGAAGACTGCACcagcaataaaaaaagcttttcatttaaGGCTTCATCCTTTAATACAAAATGCTTAAATACTGGAAATACATAAACATCCAATAATAGTCATTTGTTATACACTATGGAATTTTAGAACTTTAGCAATGAACAAAATTAAATCTTTGTCAAGTTTCTTGTAGTCAAACACTGTTTCATCACCACAGTCTGCTCCAGAGTCTGACGTGTTCAATGAGAATGtcagtagttttattttatggaCAGGTAATTTCCTGAGAATTATTactaaatttgttttgttaatctgaatctgcaaagtaacttaAGTTATCAAAAAACTTTGACCAGTAAAAAGTCCTttatatttccctctgaaacatGGGCCATTGGAGTAGAAAGAAATAGtggcagaaaatggaaatactcaagtagaagtacctcaaaattatacttaagtacgtccttgagtaaatgtactttcattccaccactggtaatAATTATAAAGGGAAAAATAGAAACTTCATCAAAGGAACTGCTCTATTTTATATCCAAATAAATATTGATTCATTATTGGAAGTTTAATATTCCATATATGTTGAATTATACTTGCATGTTCAACCTGCTGCACTGACTCTCTGCTTTTTATATGAGTAGTTTTGTATGAAAgttaaatacacataaaatagtGATAATTGAATAGTAAATTACAGACCTGTAAAATTATTACCAGATTTTCATGTCACAATTGGAATAAAAAGtccatattgaaaaaaagtcctgATCAGAAGGATTGCACTGAATTGCCAGGTTCAATCGATTGTTCCCTCCAGTGATCGAGGTATCCAATGCAATACTGATTCTActgactttttgtcttttgtaattGTTACACCTCTCTGGATATACACCTTTGGCTTTTTGAATATTCACTATTAAATAAATTTTAATTAGAGAAACATTGTTAATCTTTGGCGTGAGTGTCTTCCTGTGAGTTACAGAGAAACTTAAAAATCATTACAAGAAACAACTAAGACAGCCACCAATACACCAACAACAATCCAGACTACGAATTCTAAGCAGGTTTTAAGTATACTATACTTCAAGTAAACTGTTGAGAGACAGTGATCTCCCACAATGCAGTGCCAGAAAGAAACTAAGGAGCTTCTTACAATTGGAAAAAATGTTTCTTATATTGAATGTTTAATTGGCGGTTGTATTGAACAGTTGCAGTTTAACTGCTTTTGCACTGTGCACGTATTGTATCATTTCCTGTCATTAAAACTATGTTGGTTTCTTGTATACTAACTGCAAGccaacaacaatacaaatatataaagatTAGCACATATTCAATACCCCACAAAAATAGTATTTATAAACCGGGACACAGCTATGACTGTTGCTGTGTTCAAAACAATAACAGCTGATTCATATGGTGAAGTAGTAGTTATACCAGTCTTAGCCAGAAGAGGTCactaaaacattcatttattcataaatTCCAACCACAAGTAACAGTGAAGATATCAGAGTTGTTTTGGCTAGGTTTGTGGGATGGATGCAGCTTTTCCTCATAATAAACTCTCCTGGCAGggcaaaaaaagaatgaattattgagagagaaacagaagaaataatgataatgacaTCATGATGTTTTGGCCTGTAAGATTCACTGTCTCTGGCTTTCCCCTCCTTGCTGTCTGGTGGCTGGTGCCCTGACAGGGTCTCTGTTCTCTTCTTTATGTCTGCCAGCTGTCTACTCACTCTGACAGCAACAAGGCGGGCTCCTCTAGTGCCATCCCACAACCTCCTGCCATCCCCAGTTATATTTACAGGCATAACATCAATAATTGAATCCTTAAATTGCTTTGCGTGTGAGGTTGGGAACGAAGGCGCCTGACCGTACCATATTTGTGGATGAGAGAAGCAGCgttaaatgactttaaaaagtgagtgaaaaatgtgatttgaaACGTAgacaaaggagagagagaaaaaggagagaagggtAGTAAGGCAGAGCAACAACACACCAGGATGGTGTCTCTAGCGTGGCCCGACAGTGGGTTATTCATGGAAGAGGGAGGAGCGAAAGAACATATAGAATTAAAAACCCACCCAGGCTGAGATGACGCTTTAGCTACAAGAGAAGCTTATGGTGAAACTAACAAGATTTCCCACAACAGAGATGGGaatatgatatatatacatatgcacacatagGGATACTGGGCCTTTGCTCATTTAGAGGTTTGCAGAGTCAAGAATTGTCAGTTTGGCATTAAGCAATGCTTGAGGAATGACTGCAAAGAAAAATCTACTACACGGTGGTCTCAACAACAAATCAGCTCCATATTGAAGACCAGGCTAAAGATATGtgtcatgaataaataacatattAAGTACATAAACAATAGTTTTGGAAGGATCTCAGCAGTCGAAAACATCTACAACACTGGTGACATAGGACTGTTAACCCCTGTGCCTTGTTGATATTACTTCCTCATTGTTTGAGTTCTCACAAACCTCAATGCTGggtgtaaaaaataataaaactcaTTTATTGTTCTTGTTTCTTCATTCGTCATTTTGGCTAAGCATGAACCACTAttccttttatttgtcatttacagACAAAGAAACGTGTTATCCTGCACAGTGATGTCGTTTGAGGTCAATTAACTCTAGCTCCCTGTTCGACCTCTAATGAACAAACTATTACACTGTATGATGTCAATAACAGACATCCCAATAGACAGATAGATAACCCTATTCAGCCGTGCTAGCAGCATGGCTTTTAGGATGGGGATGTTGATCGGTTGGTCGATCTGTCCAGACTGAAAGATCTCAACCGTGATTGAATGGATTACAGTGACATTTTATACGGACATTAAAGGTCCTCAGAAGATACATCCAACGGACTTTGGTGATTCCCTGATTTTCCTCTAGCGTCACCAACAAGTTGACATTTTGGGCTTTTAGTAACGAATCCGTTGGATGCATTGGCATAAAATGTGCTACAGATACCCATGATGCCTGGAGGAGGAAGCCTAGAGGTGATTTTCCTTATCTGTAGTTAGTGATTTCTGCTAATTACCctcaataaaaataacaaacgTTAGCATGATAACGTGATAAACTAAGATGTGTGGGCATTTAGTCCAAGCACTGACTCACAGCCTCAAATAGCCACTAGCATGACTGTACACAGTTGGACCTCAAACAGAAgtaaagcacatttttctcAGGCATGGCATTAGTAACAAAAACTGATTTATAAATAATTCTCATACACTCAAGAAAAGTTAGTAAGTTTCAAGCTGGTGGTCAACATATATTATGTTTTTGAGCTACTAAGGAAAGCTTGGACTAGAACGAGAGTGTTGAAGGAGGGATTGGTAATCTTTATCTGTGGCACCCTTTCTACAAAGAGTTCACTGAGTTTAATGAGACTGGAGCTCAGGGGAAGCCAGGTCGCATCTCACGACATTCCCAAACACAACACACCGGCCTACAGAGACCCGTAGCATCAGCCAAGTGGCCTGCGTTGCATCGGCCAGCTCTCCTCTGTTGCCCTGCAGGCTGAGCTTTACCAGAGCACTGCCCTGACTTGCACAGCAGCCTCAGCAGGACTCAATAAAGCCCTGCGCCTCTTATGTCATCCCTACCAGCTGCACACAAGGCCGGGAGTGTAGTGCCGTGTTTGTGTGCTGAGGGAGGCCTGTTTCATCTCCAGTGCCCATGTCACAGCAGTCCTGTACgagtaaacttaaaaacatCCAGCTGTGGGCATGAAAACCAAGGAGACCTTCTGAGGATGAAACCGCAAGGCTCGCAGCTTGATTTTATCAAATAAATTACCCCACTGAAACAACCAGCACACATCAACCTCACTCTGCTGCAGTGTGCAGTGTGAACACCAGATGGCGGTTCTGGTCCAGGTAGATGTTCTTGAGGATAAtgcacgagagagagagagagagagagagagagNNNNNNNNNNNNNNNNNNNNNNNNNNNNNNNNNNNNNNgagagagagagagagagagagagagagagagagagaataactGACAGGCAAATTAGGGAAAAGCTGGTTTCTGTATGAATGCCAGTTCAAGACAAGAATAATTAGAACCGAACTGAAAGTGACGAGCCATATTCAAAGCACTACAGACGTGACAGTGAGAGTTCAACAACACCTACAAAGGAAGATGTGGTTGGACAATTATCTGCAGTACCGTGGTGATTAATCACAGCGCGGCCTGTCAATGTCAAACCCATCTGACAAAATGAGTCAAGTGCTATTGATCATGCCCGCCTTGGGTTTCACTTGCACTCACACTTTATCAGATGGAGCTAATTGGGAACATATTCAGTCTGTGGTCCAGAGAGATGTGTCTGTCAGGAGTCACATTCCTGCTCCGATTCTCTGATAGCCCATAGCGCCTTCAGTCTGGATGGAGGACAGTCTCTGGGATTAGAGTTTTTGGGGTGGGGGTTGTGGGGTAACGGCAGCACATTTAGAGGTGGATAGGTGAGTAATAAGCGTGCATCCTTTAGCTCTCGCCAGGCTTGTCCTTTGACAGGATTAAATATGTGCTGAGGATTTATTATGTAGGAGACCTCTGGGGGCCCAGAAAAATGCCAAAACTGAGCTGCCTCCACCTCGACTTTTCTGCCACCTTATATTTTCTCTCATCCTACCTCACACAATCTCTCTCAACCATTTTCATTTACCTTCCAATCAGccttgtgtatatatgtgtgatgTGATGGATTCTGTGATTATTATGATGTTTACTGCTTCCGCCTTCAAGCCAAAGccggcagtttttttttttgttaagcaGAGAGCCTAGGGACTAGAGCACATCTAGTAATAATCAGACAAATGTACTTAAagcatcaaaaataaaagtatcagTGCGGAAAGAAATTATCCCTGTGGGTGTCATCCATAATTTGTTATGTAACTGAATGGTTAATTCTGATGCATTAATGTAAAAGCATATTCCTTTGTAGTGAGTCAAGATGGAGCTAATGTTCCATACTGTAGTTCAATCAATGTAAATACACCATATTTACAAGATGAGCATGTCTTTTGTACGTAAATATTAatagtatatatgtatagtatatGTATAAGTAACTTTATTTGTCAGATAAATGTGGTGTAGTAAAAAGTATGATATTTCTTTCTGACCTGTAGTAAAGTGTAAagtagcatatatatatatatatctatatatatcctGTATAAAATATAGCTCATTTCAGCTGTacaaaagagtaaaaataataatttgccATTTTACAGGGTGACGTGGGACAAGTAACATGCTGGactcttttcctggtttcctGGCCCCAAAATTGTCCGTAGGTGCTCGTGGGCAGAGTTTGTTACcattggacagagccaggccagTGGCTTCCCTTTGTTTCCTGCCTTTGTGCTAAGGTAAGCTAACAGGCTGTTTGCTGTAGCTTCATGTTCACTGTACAAACGTAAGCTATCTTGAACGTAAGATTGTTATctatcttttcatctaactcaGTAAGAACATGAATAAGCAAATTTCCCAAGATGGCCCATAGCACTTTattttagttacattccaccactttTAAAGCAGTCTGATGCATACAGTGAGATACTATTGGATTTATCATAGCTGAAATTCTATGTGATGCAAGtgtagtaaatgtttttttacatacgtTTCTTTGGCTATAAGTCATTTTTCCTCCCTAAAATGATCCCCATATGTTGTGCAGTGTTCCTGGCTTCGGATGAACCAACTACACATAGCACATGAGGCCCTGTCCCAAGACCTGCGTCAAACATGCTGCCCTTATAGgatggaaaaaatatttttcttctctttcactgACTGACACAGGCAAGCAGCAATGTTGCCGAATAATAAATGTAGCTGGATGTCAAGACCACAGAGTATAGATTGGGAACTGCAATCATGGATGTTATGCGTTTTATAACTCCAAAACCACTGACTTGTTTTACTTTCATGGATGAATTGCCAAGAAAATGAACCAACACAAGACATGAAAACATTCTCAAGGGTTCAGTATGACCAAGAGTGAGTGGATACGGTGTTACAGGTCAAAGGTGAAGTTTCTCTGTGCTGCAAGCAGAGAGAGTGGCTCGTTATAAAGAGTAAACCTGTCTAACAAAGTAGAAAAATGATTTTCAGAGTGAGAATCTTACATAACGTTTGTGATTTATTCTCTTTTACATTTGAATACGTAAGCCATTTCAATTATTAACAATTTAGTGATTGATTCCTGTGGTTTCTCTTCATTCGGCCAACAATCCCCCATGTTCTCATTAAAACCCAACACTATCATTTACTTCATATTTTATCTACACATTATTTAAGTGACAGTAGCACCACACACTGTGGGGACCTCATACGTTTGGAACTGCTTTATTTAGATGAGCATAAAACAGACCTCCTGGTATAAATCTAAACTTGACTCCCACCTCCTTCTCATCAGACATCAGTGAAAAGCCAGACCGTTACCAGGAAGCAGACCGTAACAGTGTGTTTCTCTTTCAAGCAATCAGCAATGGAAACTCCAATTAAGGTGGTGGAAAAAGGTGGCTACTTCTTTGAAAAAATCAATGCAGATGTGCAGGTAAGTGACCATGCGGCAAACTTCTGGCTACACAGCGTTGGGCGCAGTGCAATTTCCGTCTCTAATTGGACTTCCCATGCAGTGCCTGCTTCCAATCACTGCAGAGAGCCAACGCGGCCAGGAACACTGGCAGGACGTTTGAACAGATCACGACCAACTGGGCGGGGATGTTAAATTACACATTTGCAGGCTTCATACAGCTTTTTTCAGTGATAGAAGAAGCAGAAATACTCAACTCCAAGTAaaagcctgtgtctgtgtgtgtgtgtttgtgtaagcaTCCTTTTTATGTCATAGCTGGTTAAGATGTGGCCAATTTTAACTGCTTTCTTGGCTGGGTAGTTTCATCtaaatgtataataattaataacaattaCGTGAGTTGCAGCGATTAGTCGTTTAATCAATTAGTCTCAATCAGGAAATCAAGTA contains:
- the lmo2 gene encoding rhombotin-2 translates to MTSTIERKTLEANEEPVDEVLQMPPSLLTCGGCQQSIGDRFFLKAIEQYWHEDCLSCDLCGCRLGEVGRRLYYKLGRKLCRRDYLRLFGQDGLCASCEKRIRAFEMTMRVRDKVYHLECFKCAACQKHFCVGDRYLLINSDIVCEQDIFEWTKLNNNMV